A region from the Methylovorus glucosotrophus genome encodes:
- a CDS encoding site-specific recombinase, which yields MMDKILHDYLQHKSEPVRLLADLVDQIRPARGDHRDHAAHAIQALCHVLNREPELAQALHEAVLGLLGGRRPVSLYVDAGIQPSSGFFTEMFRRVGHKLLPEAVDPQYVKDVFGQIFRRRQDELWVIAVPDEVWLQLLEAMRFDEADTRLLEACKRGLLDAVQVLSYRLSASGLEPELIRSHPELENHASPFIIQNVELGNFLEAPEDDKNDIRHILVMLDQCGEVIGKIRRNSSQTGTSIHLTFLLQRMTQQIRRLERLLRIIASQRAGESANLEFVHLLKELVSAECHKNDVRKHWRENMELLALRVTENASRTGEHYITNNRREYYGLMRSAMGAGIIIAFMAMLKIFTAGKHYAPLTEAILFSLNYGLGFVIIHILHFTVATKQPAMTAAAIAASIDASDGKSREMDNLVNIIAQTIRSQTIAIIGNVSLAVPVAMLIGWAIYTLTGSHFIPPEKAHKLLADIHPWHSGALIYAGIAGVCLFLSGLIAGYHDNLAIYNKIPQRLKALGWLRVLLGPARLERVAKYVENNLGALAGNFYFGCLLGGMSGLGVLLGLPIDIRHIAFSSAFVGFSFTALDFNITWQLAVIAAVSVLLIGTVNLLVSFSLALYVAMKSRKVSFVQWRRFLVTLLKRLNNEPGKFFLPPPRSEPETESGHGH from the coding sequence ATGATGGATAAAATCCTCCACGACTACCTGCAACACAAAAGCGAGCCTGTGCGTCTGCTGGCCGATCTGGTGGATCAGATACGCCCGGCACGTGGCGACCACCGCGACCATGCTGCGCATGCCATCCAGGCGCTATGTCATGTGCTGAATCGCGAACCCGAGCTTGCCCAGGCCTTGCATGAAGCCGTGCTGGGCTTGCTGGGCGGCCGTCGCCCGGTCTCGCTGTATGTGGATGCGGGCATTCAGCCCAGCAGCGGATTCTTTACTGAAATGTTCCGGCGCGTGGGCCATAAATTATTGCCCGAAGCCGTAGACCCGCAATATGTGAAAGATGTTTTCGGGCAGATTTTCCGGCGCCGGCAGGATGAGCTGTGGGTCATTGCCGTGCCCGACGAGGTCTGGCTGCAACTGTTGGAAGCCATGCGGTTTGACGAGGCGGATACGCGCCTGCTGGAAGCCTGCAAACGTGGCCTGCTGGATGCCGTGCAGGTGCTTTCCTATCGCCTGTCAGCCTCTGGCCTGGAGCCTGAGCTGATACGCAGTCATCCTGAGCTGGAAAACCATGCTTCGCCCTTCATTATCCAGAATGTGGAGCTGGGCAATTTTCTTGAGGCGCCCGAGGATGACAAAAACGACATACGGCATATTCTGGTCATGCTGGATCAGTGTGGTGAAGTGATCGGCAAGATACGCCGCAATAGCTCGCAAACCGGGACCAGCATTCACCTGACCTTTCTGCTGCAACGCATGACGCAGCAGATACGCCGCCTGGAGCGCCTGTTACGCATTATTGCCAGCCAGCGCGCCGGGGAGAGCGCGAATCTTGAGTTTGTGCATCTGTTGAAAGAGCTGGTCTCCGCCGAGTGCCACAAAAATGATGTGCGCAAGCACTGGCGCGAGAACATGGAGCTGCTGGCCCTGCGCGTGACCGAAAATGCCAGCCGCACCGGCGAGCATTACATCACCAACAATCGCCGTGAATACTATGGCCTGATGCGCTCGGCCATGGGGGCGGGCATTATCATCGCGTTCATGGCGATGCTGAAGATCTTCACCGCGGGCAAACATTATGCCCCGCTGACCGAGGCCATCCTGTTCAGCCTCAATTACGGGCTGGGCTTTGTCATCATTCATATCCTGCACTTTACGGTGGCGACCAAGCAGCCCGCAATGACCGCCGCCGCCATTGCCGCCAGTATTGATGCCAGTGATGGCAAGAGCCGGGAGATGGATAATCTGGTCAATATCATCGCGCAAACCATACGCAGCCAGACCATTGCCATTATCGGCAATGTGTCACTCGCCGTGCCGGTGGCGATGCTGATTGGCTGGGCGATCTATACCCTCACCGGCAGTCATTTTATTCCCCCGGAAAAAGCGCACAAGTTGCTGGCGGATATTCACCCGTGGCACAGCGGCGCGCTGATTTACGCCGGTATCGCCGGGGTTTGCCTGTTCCTCTCTGGGCTGATTGCGGGCTATCACGACAATCTCGCCATCTATAACAAGATCCCGCAACGCCTGAAAGCCCTCGGCTGGTTGCGGGTGTTGCTGGGGCCTGCACGACTGGAGCGTGTGGCGAAGTATGTGGAAAACAACCTGGGGGCGCTGGCGGGTAACTTTTACTTCGGTTGCCTGTTGGGCGGCATGTCAGGTCTGGGCGTCTTGCTGGGCCTGCCGATTGATATTCGGCATATTGCCTTTTCATCCGCGTTTGTCGGCTTCTCGTTTACCGCCCTCGATTTCAATATTACCTGGCAACTGGCTGTCATTGCCGCCGTGAGCGTGTTGCTGATCGGCACGGTCAATCTGCTGGTGAGTTTCAGTCTGGCGCTGTATGTGGCGATGAAGTCGCGTAAGGTGAGCTTTGTGCAATGGCGCCGCTTTCTGGTCACCTTGCTCAAGCGCTTGAACAATGAGCCCGGCAAGTTTTTCCTGCCACCGCCAAGGAGTGAGCCGGAGACGGAATCTGGTCATGGGCATTAA
- the yjgA gene encoding ribosome biogenesis factor YjgA has translation MKPNETNNAAEADIEDSPLSKTKRKAAMDALQDLGVTLVSLPKERLAKLDLPEALNDAIREAKRITANGAIRRQMQYIGRLMRNVDTAPIIDQLQRWEGKHNAETAYFHQLERWRTRLIEEEAALQDFMSHFPAVDIQQLRTLIRNARREAAANKPPKSSRELFKLLREVTAPGAAPEEEPEDEAEE, from the coding sequence ATGAAACCTAATGAGACAAACAACGCCGCCGAGGCGGATATCGAAGACAGCCCGCTCAGCAAGACCAAGCGCAAAGCGGCCATGGATGCACTGCAGGATCTGGGCGTGACGCTGGTCAGCCTGCCCAAGGAAAGACTGGCCAAGCTGGACCTGCCAGAAGCGCTGAATGATGCGATACGGGAAGCCAAGCGCATTACCGCCAATGGCGCGATCCGTCGCCAGATGCAATACATCGGCCGCCTGATGCGCAATGTGGATACCGCCCCCATCATCGACCAGTTGCAACGCTGGGAGGGCAAGCACAACGCCGAAACTGCCTATTTTCACCAGTTGGAGCGCTGGCGCACTCGCCTGATCGAAGAAGAAGCCGCGCTGCAAGACTTCATGTCGCATTTCCCGGCAGTCGATATCCAGCAATTGCGCACACTGATACGCAATGCCCGCCGTGAAGCCGCGGCTAACAAACCGCCGAAAAGCAGTCGCGAACTGTTCAAACTGCTGCGTGAAGTCACCGCGCCCGGCGCAGCGCCTGAGGAAGAACCCGAAGACGAAGCGGAAGAGTGA
- the pmbA gene encoding metalloprotease PmbA: MSVTHVAPTTGFSHTLDDLREMSARVLALAKAAGASAAEAEVSFGVGQNVSVRMGETETIEYNRDKGMSVTVYFGQQKGHASTSDLNPQALQDTVAAACNIARYTAKDEFCGLADAALMARDVPDLDLHHPWTISVDDAVRLATECEDAARAVDKRITNSEGASVSTYEGLFSYANSHGFSGGYLSSRHSISCSVIAEEADAMQRDYWYSTARNADWLDSPKNIGQLAGERTVRRLGCRRIKTAQVPVLFDASLASGLISHLISAVSGGSLYRKSSFLLDSLGKPVMSSIVNISEQPHIRGALASAPFDNEGVATKSRMLVENGVLQGYVLSSYSARKLGMQTTGNAGGNHNLLVSQQGKPGEDLNGLLRQMGTGLLVTELLGHGINMVTGDYSRGAAGFWVENGVIVHPVEEITIAGNLRDMFMQIVAIGNDVLVQGSKQVGSILIEQMTVAGD, from the coding sequence GTGAGCGTAACCCACGTTGCCCCAACCACCGGATTCAGTCATACGCTGGATGATCTGCGCGAGATGAGTGCGCGCGTATTGGCACTGGCCAAGGCCGCGGGCGCCAGTGCCGCTGAGGCGGAGGTCAGTTTTGGTGTCGGGCAGAATGTGTCCGTGCGCATGGGCGAGACGGAGACCATTGAGTACAACCGCGATAAAGGCATGTCGGTCACCGTGTATTTTGGCCAGCAAAAAGGCCATGCCAGTACCTCGGACCTGAATCCGCAAGCTTTGCAGGATACCGTGGCGGCAGCCTGCAATATCGCCCGCTACACCGCTAAAGACGAGTTTTGTGGTCTGGCTGACGCGGCGCTGATGGCGCGCGACGTGCCGGATCTGGATCTGCATCATCCCTGGACGATTTCGGTGGATGATGCCGTGCGTTTGGCTACCGAATGTGAAGATGCGGCGCGTGCAGTGGATAAGCGCATTACCAATTCGGAAGGGGCTTCTGTCTCTACCTATGAAGGCCTGTTCTCCTATGCCAATAGCCATGGATTTTCCGGCGGCTACCTGAGTTCACGGCACAGCATCAGTTGCTCGGTGATCGCCGAAGAAGCCGATGCCATGCAGCGTGATTACTGGTACAGCACGGCCCGCAACGCAGATTGGCTCGATAGCCCGAAAAACATTGGCCAACTGGCAGGGGAACGCACCGTGCGTCGCCTGGGCTGCCGCCGCATCAAGACCGCGCAAGTGCCGGTGCTGTTTGATGCCTCGCTGGCATCCGGCCTGATTTCACATCTGATCAGCGCTGTTTCTGGCGGCAGTCTGTATCGCAAGTCATCGTTTTTGCTGGATTCTCTCGGCAAGCCGGTGATGTCATCAATTGTGAATATCAGCGAGCAGCCGCATATTCGCGGCGCACTCGCCAGTGCCCCGTTTGATAACGAAGGCGTTGCCACAAAGTCCCGCATGCTGGTGGAAAACGGTGTGCTGCAGGGCTATGTGCTTTCCAGTTATTCCGCGCGTAAATTAGGCATGCAAACCACAGGTAATGCCGGTGGCAACCATAATCTGCTGGTGAGCCAGCAAGGCAAGCCTGGCGAAGATCTGAATGGCTTGCTGCGCCAAATGGGTACCGGCTTGCTGGTGACCGAGTTGCTAGGGCACGGCATCAATATGGTGACAGGCGATTACTCGCGTGGCGCTGCCGGTTTCTGGGTAGAGAATGGTGTGATTGTTCATCCAGTAGAAGAAATCACCATTGCCGGCAATCTGCGCGATATGTTCATGCAGATCGTAGCCATCGGTAATGATGTGCTGGTGCAGGGCTCCAAGCAGGTTGGCTCTATCCTGATTGAGCAGATGACGGTGGCGGGGGATTAA
- a CDS encoding MlaA family lipoprotein, giving the protein MRTKSYAVIASLVLASLLSGCASQANKDPLEGLNRGVYKFNDTADKAVIKPIAGAYKAVMPSPVRSGVSNFFNNLGTFVSVINNLLQFKIDNAMSEAGRFVINSTFGIAGLIDVASKDGIERHPEDFGQTLGYWGVGNGAYLVLPFLGPSTLRDTGGLVVDTVAFDPISYVDNPRTRNQARLLNLIDKRSQYLPASDLLDDAALDPYAFMRDAYLQRRANQINDHVTATDDDDDDLPQPNVNGDKK; this is encoded by the coding sequence ATGCGCACCAAATCATATGCCGTCATTGCCAGCCTCGTCTTGGCCTCCCTGTTATCAGGCTGTGCCTCGCAAGCCAACAAAGACCCGCTCGAAGGCCTCAATCGTGGCGTTTACAAATTCAACGACACCGCTGACAAAGCCGTCATCAAGCCAATCGCAGGGGCATACAAGGCCGTGATGCCATCTCCCGTGCGCTCTGGCGTAAGCAACTTCTTCAACAACCTGGGTACCTTTGTATCCGTGATCAACAATCTGTTGCAGTTCAAGATTGATAATGCCATGAGCGAAGCTGGCCGCTTCGTCATCAACAGCACCTTCGGTATTGCTGGTCTGATTGATGTAGCATCCAAAGACGGTATTGAGCGTCACCCTGAAGACTTCGGTCAAACCCTGGGTTACTGGGGTGTAGGCAATGGCGCCTATCTGGTGCTGCCTTTCCTCGGCCCAAGCACACTGCGCGACACTGGCGGTCTGGTCGTCGACACCGTGGCCTTTGATCCGATCAGCTACGTAGACAATCCACGCACACGTAACCAGGCGCGTCTGCTGAACCTGATCGACAAGCGTTCACAATATCTGCCAGCGAGTGACTTGCTGGACGATGCAGCACTGGACCCATACGCCTTCATGCGTGATGCCTACCTGCAACGTCGTGCCAACCAGATCAATGATCACGTCACCGCAACCGATGACGACGATGATGATCTGCCACAGCCTAACGTGAATGGCGACAAGAAATAA
- a CDS encoding class 1 fructose-bisphosphatase, with product MSLMTIQHYLTRAQQQHAGATGELTLILNDIVTSCKRVAQAVNQGALLGTMGDLGSQNVQGEVQKALDVIANTIFLESNQASGLLAGMASEEMDDPYLMPEGVHGRYLLLFDPLDGSSNVNVNISVGSIFSVLRCPEGVVQPQLADFLQPGVQQVCAGYALYGSSTMLVITTGSGVDGFTLDHGTGEFMLTHPQMRIADDSREFAINMSNQRHWPPAIKRYVDECVQGASGPRGVDFNMRWVASMVAEVHRILLRGGIFMYPMDNKNAAQGGRLRLLYEANPMAMLVEQAGGLASTGRQRLLELVPHALHQRVSVILGSRHEVERVQDYFSAE from the coding sequence ATGTCATTGATGACCATACAACACTACCTGACGCGCGCCCAGCAGCAGCATGCCGGGGCGACCGGTGAACTGACGCTGATACTTAACGATATTGTCACCAGCTGCAAGCGCGTGGCACAGGCGGTCAATCAGGGGGCCTTGCTGGGCACCATGGGCGACCTCGGCAGCCAGAATGTGCAGGGTGAAGTACAAAAAGCGCTGGATGTGATTGCCAACACGATTTTCCTGGAAAGTAATCAGGCAAGTGGATTGCTGGCTGGCATGGCCTCCGAAGAGATGGACGATCCATACCTGATGCCGGAGGGAGTACATGGCCGGTATTTGTTGCTGTTTGATCCCCTGGATGGCTCATCGAATGTGAACGTCAATATTTCAGTGGGCTCCATTTTTTCGGTATTGCGTTGCCCGGAAGGCGTCGTCCAGCCGCAACTGGCAGACTTTTTGCAGCCCGGTGTGCAGCAGGTATGCGCGGGCTATGCCTTGTATGGTTCTTCTACCATGCTGGTGATCACGACCGGGAGTGGGGTGGATGGGTTTACGCTGGATCATGGCACTGGTGAATTCATGCTGACGCATCCGCAAATGCGGATAGCTGATGATAGCCGCGAATTTGCCATCAATATGTCCAACCAGCGCCATTGGCCGCCCGCCATCAAGCGGTATGTAGACGAGTGCGTGCAGGGTGCCAGCGGGCCACGCGGTGTGGATTTCAATATGCGCTGGGTAGCGTCCATGGTGGCTGAGGTGCACCGTATTCTGTTGCGCGGCGGCATTTTCATGTACCCCATGGACAATAAAAATGCCGCACAGGGCGGCAGGTTACGGTTGCTCTATGAGGCCAACCCCATGGCGATGCTGGTGGAGCAGGCTGGTGGCTTGGCCAGCACAGGACGCCAGCGTTTGCTGGAGCTTGTGCCGCATGCCTTGCACCAGCGCGTGTCGGTGATTCTGGGCTCGCGCCATGAGGTTGAGCGTGTGCAGGACTATTTCAGCGCCGAGTAA